The Petrocella atlantisensis genome has a window encoding:
- the recJ gene encoding single-stranded-DNA-specific exonuclease RecJ, with the protein MKEKIWKIREGDDIKVATIRSEMALSPIIARLLVNRGIDTKEAVYDYYNATTESFHDPFMMTDMKMAVKRILRSRDQEEKIMIYGDYDVDGVTSTSILYMFLEEIGCLVDYYIPDRHEEGYGINIEALTEVKDRGFKLLISVDTGITAVKEVAYSNEIGLDVIITDHHECQDVLPSGVAVLNPKREGDRYPFKMLAGVGVTFKLIQALARTTDVENKIWKYLDLVAVGTIADIVPIYGENRTITKLAFQSMPTTWNKGLEALMKVSDLEGKKMTAGRIGFGIGPRLNAAGRIKHAKEAVELFILNDTSKCMTIAEGLDQDNKNRQSLEKRIFEEAVALIEASSNPPNQKVIVVASDSWHHGVIGIVASKLVEKYYRPIIILTIKDGVASGSARSVEGFNLYLALKANGHLFDKFGGHEMAAGMSLQENNIEALEKGLNLYADEHMEKDVLIPKLKVDMVMKLEDIGLELIEDIQKMEPFGMGNPEPTFICEGPIHHMKKIGKDQTHLSLELGVDPKIRGVGFSLGEVTEWIDDGQLVQCVCSLEINEWNQRKSPQMMVKDIRHTTATLKEIKNQILEHSVIDYFEDFEVHHEDRLSRQMLSDFYRFLMQKDSVLDHEIYFTKLMAQLDIKQTQDLKKYLMMLEVFSELELIQYEIKGLSMTFSLNKGKKVDLQDSKLYNKFL; encoded by the coding sequence ATGAAAGAAAAGATATGGAAAATTCGAGAAGGCGATGATATTAAGGTAGCAACCATAAGGTCTGAGATGGCGCTATCTCCTATTATAGCCCGATTATTAGTTAATAGAGGCATCGATACAAAGGAGGCCGTCTATGACTATTATAACGCTACAACAGAGAGCTTTCATGATCCTTTTATGATGACGGACATGAAAATGGCTGTAAAAAGAATTTTGAGAAGTAGGGATCAAGAAGAAAAAATTATGATCTATGGTGATTATGATGTGGACGGCGTAACCAGTACATCGATTCTGTATATGTTTCTAGAAGAGATTGGGTGTTTGGTAGATTACTATATACCGGACAGGCATGAAGAAGGCTATGGCATTAATATAGAAGCCTTGACGGAAGTGAAAGATAGAGGTTTCAAATTATTAATCTCCGTAGATACAGGTATAACAGCAGTCAAAGAGGTAGCATATAGTAATGAAATCGGACTGGATGTGATTATAACAGATCACCATGAATGTCAAGATGTGCTTCCAAGTGGCGTTGCCGTGCTTAATCCGAAAAGAGAAGGGGACAGATATCCTTTTAAAATGTTAGCGGGGGTAGGTGTCACTTTTAAATTGATACAGGCTCTTGCAAGAACTACAGATGTGGAAAACAAGATTTGGAAATACTTGGATTTGGTAGCAGTAGGAACTATCGCTGATATTGTACCTATATATGGCGAAAACAGGACCATTACTAAGCTGGCATTTCAGTCCATGCCAACAACGTGGAATAAGGGGCTTGAAGCCTTAATGAAGGTTTCAGATTTAGAAGGGAAAAAAATGACAGCAGGGCGCATTGGTTTTGGTATTGGACCAAGGCTCAATGCAGCCGGTCGAATCAAACATGCAAAAGAAGCGGTCGAATTGTTTATTCTCAATGATACTTCAAAATGTATGACCATCGCTGAAGGCCTAGATCAAGACAATAAAAACAGGCAGTCCTTGGAAAAAAGAATTTTTGAAGAAGCAGTAGCTCTTATAGAAGCAAGTTCTAACCCACCAAATCAGAAGGTTATTGTTGTAGCATCAGACAGCTGGCATCATGGTGTCATTGGTATCGTCGCATCAAAGCTGGTAGAAAAGTATTACCGGCCCATCATCATTCTAACGATAAAAGATGGTGTTGCATCCGGATCTGCTAGAAGTGTAGAAGGATTTAATTTATATTTAGCTCTAAAAGCCAATGGACATTTGTTTGACAAATTCGGTGGTCATGAGATGGCGGCAGGTATGTCTTTGCAAGAAAATAATATTGAAGCTTTAGAAAAAGGATTAAATCTTTATGCCGACGAGCATATGGAAAAAGATGTATTAATACCCAAACTAAAAGTAGATATGGTCATGAAGTTAGAAGATATCGGGCTTGAATTAATTGAAGACATTCAAAAAATGGAACCCTTTGGAATGGGTAATCCTGAACCTACTTTTATATGTGAAGGACCTATCCATCATATGAAAAAAATCGGCAAAGACCAGACCCATCTTTCTTTGGAACTCGGCGTGGATCCAAAGATTAGAGGTGTCGGATTTTCTTTAGGCGAGGTGACAGAATGGATAGATGATGGCCAACTTGTGCAATGTGTATGTAGTTTGGAGATTAATGAATGGAATCAAAGAAAATCCCCTCAAATGATGGTCAAAGACATTCGACATACTACAGCTACACTTAAGGAAATAAAAAATCAAATACTAGAACATAGCGTTATTGATTATTTTGAAGATTTTGAGGTGCATCATGAAGACCGACTTAGCCGACAGATGTTATCGGATTTTTATAGATTTTTAATGCAGAAAGATAGTGTCCTAGATCATGAGATTTACTTTACCAAACTTATGGCACAGCTAGATATAAAACAAACACAAGATCTGAAAAAATACTTAATGATGTTGGAGGTTTTTTCGGAACTTGAGCTGATCCAATATGAAATAAAAGGATTATCTATGACTTTCAGCTTGAATAAGGGAAAAAAAGTTGATTTACAAGATTCAA